The following coding sequences are from one Treponema bryantii window:
- a CDS encoding tetratricopeptide repeat protein, producing MLERSDTLNNQAILLASDGAYNEAIACFKRAIVIDKENYLLWFNLGVTYRDAGNLEDAENALETAYRIAPEKEDVAETYATICLMQKKHAKVQCICMDSLDLNPLNPHLWNLLGVTEFQSENYEEASSYFEQAVSINPYYLDALYNLRDTYSVLHNHKGESACEARIKELDK from the coding sequence ATGTTAGAAAGATCAGATACACTCAACAATCAGGCTATTCTCCTTGCTTCAGACGGCGCATACAACGAAGCTATTGCCTGCTTTAAGCGTGCAATCGTAATCGATAAGGAAAACTATCTTCTCTGGTTTAATCTTGGAGTTACCTATAGAGATGCAGGAAATCTGGAAGACGCAGAAAATGCCCTTGAAACAGCATACCGTATCGCACCAGAAAAAGAAGATGTAGCAGAAACCTATGCAACCATCTGTCTGATGCAGAAAAAACATGCTAAAGTTCAGTGTATCTGCATGGATTCGCTTGATTTGAATCCATTGAATCCTCATTTATGGAATCTGCTTGGAGTAACCGAGTTCCAGAGCGAAAACTACGAAGAAGCTTCAAGTTATTTCGAACAGGCAGTTTCAATCAATCCTTATTATCTGGATGCTCTTTATAACCTTCGCGACACTTATTCTGTCTTGCATAATCACAAAGGAGAATCTGCCTGCGAAGCCAGAATTAAGGAGCTGGACAAATGA